The following proteins are encoded in a genomic region of Catellatospora sp. TT07R-123:
- a CDS encoding amino acid ABC transporter ATP-binding protein, which produces MTAMIEAEGVRKSFGHLEVLRGIDLAVALGEVCCLLGPSGSGKSTFLRCVNHLETVTAGRLRVDGELVGYRQRGDRIHELRPREIAARRRDIGMVFQRFNLFPHLTALGNIMEAPVRVLGESRAAARERARALLDRVGLGDRADAYPAMLSGGQQQRVAIARALAMRPKLMLFDEPTSALDPELVGEVLDVMRGLAAEGMTMLVVTHEMGFAREVADTVVFMDGGAVVESGSPAQVLGAPTQERTRAFLAKVL; this is translated from the coding sequence ATGACCGCCATGATCGAGGCCGAGGGCGTACGCAAGAGCTTCGGCCACCTGGAGGTGCTGCGCGGCATCGACCTGGCCGTCGCCCTCGGCGAGGTCTGCTGCCTGCTCGGCCCGTCCGGCTCCGGCAAGTCCACCTTCCTGCGCTGCGTCAACCACCTGGAGACCGTCACCGCCGGGCGGCTGCGGGTCGACGGCGAACTCGTCGGCTACCGCCAGCGCGGCGACCGCATCCACGAGCTGCGCCCCCGCGAGATCGCCGCCCGGCGCCGCGACATCGGCATGGTGTTCCAGCGGTTCAACCTGTTCCCGCACCTCACCGCGCTCGGCAACATCATGGAGGCGCCGGTCCGGGTGCTCGGCGAGTCCCGCGCCGCCGCCCGCGAGCGCGCACGGGCCCTGCTCGACCGGGTCGGCCTGGGCGACCGGGCCGACGCGTACCCGGCCATGCTCTCCGGCGGCCAGCAGCAGCGCGTGGCCATCGCCCGCGCGCTGGCCATGCGGCCCAAGCTGATGCTGTTCGACGAGCCCACCTCCGCGCTGGACCCCGAGCTGGTCGGCGAGGTCCTGGACGTCATGCGCGGCCTGGCCGCCGAGGGCATGACCATGCTCGTGGTCACCCACGAGATGGGCTTCGCCCGCGAGGTCGCTGACACCGTCGTCTTCATGGACGGCGGCGCGGTCGTCGAGTCCGGCAGCCCGGCGCAGGTCCTGGGCGCGCCGACGCAGGAGCGCACCCGAGCCTTCCTGGCGAAGGTCCTGTGA
- a CDS encoding sugar ABC transporter substrate-binding protein produces the protein MLSRKATRLVAALAVTFALATVTGCGEDQPAADSKAPLEIWVRKPPGSPTEKTHQDLAAKFTAATGVPTRVTAVFEDFETKLQQAAAQKKLPDIVVNDTAQLGTLVKQGLVRDVNQADIAGGDQLTPASWDAARGADGKLYAVPFSAQSFALFIRKDWRERLGLAQPTSWAELDALATAFTTKDPDGNGKADTYGYVIPGSTKRGYLDWYFSSFLWASGADYFSGSPGSLTPAIGSDQAVGAATWLKSQFCTAKSVVPGAVTAETTQAHPLFETGKGGVYFTGPYNMARFDKSLGKDKYEVVALPAGPGGKSASLAEGENVYLMAGSANPAGQERFAEFLISEQGQTIGMAGDTDGNVVRLPVNKNIDLAKVRTDARWLVFDKVYKEVGRYAPVVPEWTPFRTASAEALNAIVSNCASDPKAELAKLATEFGAELKKQGAGA, from the coding sequence ATGCTCAGTCGTAAAGCGACCAGGCTCGTGGCGGCGCTGGCGGTCACGTTCGCGCTGGCGACCGTGACCGGCTGTGGTGAGGACCAGCCGGCCGCCGACAGCAAGGCGCCGCTGGAGATCTGGGTCCGCAAGCCCCCGGGCTCGCCGACGGAGAAGACCCATCAGGACCTGGCCGCGAAGTTCACGGCGGCCACCGGCGTCCCGACCAGGGTCACGGCCGTGTTCGAGGACTTCGAGACCAAGTTGCAGCAGGCGGCGGCGCAGAAGAAGCTGCCCGACATCGTCGTCAACGACACCGCCCAGCTCGGCACCCTGGTCAAGCAGGGCCTGGTGCGCGACGTGAACCAGGCCGACATCGCCGGCGGCGACCAGCTCACCCCGGCCTCGTGGGACGCGGCCAGGGGCGCCGACGGCAAGCTCTACGCGGTGCCGTTCTCGGCGCAGTCGTTCGCGCTGTTCATCCGCAAGGACTGGCGCGAGAGGCTGGGCCTGGCCCAGCCGACGAGCTGGGCCGAGCTGGACGCGCTGGCCACCGCGTTCACCACGAAGGACCCCGACGGCAACGGCAAGGCCGACACCTACGGGTACGTCATCCCCGGCTCCACCAAGCGAGGCTACCTCGACTGGTATTTCAGCAGCTTCCTGTGGGCGTCGGGCGCCGACTACTTCAGTGGCAGCCCCGGCAGCCTGACCCCGGCGATCGGCTCCGACCAGGCGGTCGGCGCGGCGACGTGGCTGAAGAGCCAGTTCTGCACCGCCAAGAGCGTCGTACCCGGCGCGGTCACGGCCGAGACCACCCAGGCGCACCCCCTGTTCGAGACCGGCAAGGGCGGCGTCTACTTCACCGGGCCGTACAACATGGCGCGGTTCGACAAGAGCCTCGGCAAGGACAAGTACGAGGTCGTCGCGCTGCCCGCCGGGCCCGGCGGAAAGTCGGCGTCGCTGGCCGAGGGCGAGAACGTCTACCTGATGGCCGGTTCGGCCAACCCCGCCGGGCAGGAGCGCTTCGCCGAGTTCCTGATCAGCGAGCAGGGGCAGACCATCGGCATGGCCGGGGACACCGACGGCAACGTCGTCCGGCTGCCGGTCAACAAGAACATCGACCTGGCCAAGGTCCGCACCGACGCCCGCTGGCTGGTCTTCGACAAGGTGTACAAGGAGGTCGGCCGCTACGCGCCGGTCGTGCCGGAGTGGACCCCGTTCCGCACCGCGTCGGCCGAGGCGCTCAACGCGATCGTCTCGAACTGCGCCTCCGACCCGAAGGCGGAGCTGGCCAAGCTGGCCACTGAGTTCGGCGCCGAGCTGAAGAAGCAGGGAGCGGGCGCATGA
- a CDS encoding IclR family transcriptional regulator, with product MTSSQSDSSLVKSAERTVRILETLAASPRRLSISELQELMGYPRSSLHALVRTLRELKWVEADDSGSTFGVGPHALLSGTAYLDRDPALPHVYEALEDLRSEIGYTVHYARRDDGHVLYLGSRESRDAVRVVSRVGRRLPAHLTALGQALLAELTTVEVDKVLPDELEAYTPRTVTDLAALHEELARVRDRGWAAEHEQGTTGVACVAAPVHYRIPATDAISCSMPAELATEAEVARVAAAVVRAAGALAGTLRRHGIR from the coding sequence ATGACGTCAAGCCAGTCCGACAGCTCGCTGGTCAAGTCAGCCGAGCGCACGGTGCGCATCCTTGAGACGCTGGCCGCGTCGCCGAGGCGGCTGAGCATCTCCGAGCTTCAGGAGCTCATGGGGTACCCCCGCAGCAGCCTCCATGCCCTGGTCCGGACGTTGCGCGAGCTGAAGTGGGTGGAGGCCGACGACAGCGGCTCGACGTTCGGCGTCGGCCCGCACGCCCTGCTGTCCGGCACCGCCTACCTCGACCGCGACCCGGCCCTGCCGCACGTGTACGAGGCCCTCGAAGACCTGCGCTCGGAGATCGGCTACACCGTGCACTACGCCCGCCGCGACGACGGGCACGTGCTCTACCTGGGCAGCCGCGAGTCGCGCGACGCCGTGCGCGTGGTGTCGCGGGTCGGGCGGCGGCTGCCGGCGCACCTGACCGCGCTGGGCCAGGCGCTGCTGGCCGAGCTGACCACGGTCGAGGTGGACAAGGTGCTGCCCGACGAGCTGGAGGCGTACACGCCGCGCACCGTCACCGACCTGGCCGCCCTGCACGAGGAGCTGGCGCGGGTGCGCGACCGGGGCTGGGCCGCCGAGCACGAGCAGGGCACCACCGGCGTGGCCTGCGTCGCCGCGCCGGTGCACTACCGCATCCCGGCCACCGACGCGATCAGCTGCTCGATGCCCGCCGAGCTGGCCACCGAGGCCGAGGTCGCGCGGGTCGCCGCGGCCGTGGTCCGGGCCGCCGGCGCGCTGGCGGGCACGCTGCGCCGCCACGGCATCCGCTGA
- a CDS encoding pre-peptidase C-terminal domain-containing protein, giving the protein MPPVPRLAAATALVVAASTLVATPAHAAVTRVRQGSTTDVSRSSWSGPAFTMNGSGAIIPATMTKAIDAIRGGTGSIDVVVLAGSAPTSGSKTPECDAITALSGVNSCTTLTLTATNDGNNSQVNTDIRNAEFVYFAGGDQCRYAAWKTTSLRASVQSVITKGGGSGGGSAGHHINSAIVYDACNGSVLSSEALANPYDGYISFTTGMFSWPNYANTINDSHFVTRDRMGRTMAFVARAIKDGLTTGGAAWGVGVEEGGSLFIDAAGRATLSGADAYIVLGDHQPEKAVSGQPLTFSNYKIWRLTSGQSYDFANRPTCGYYLRSVTGGVADANLYSGTPVTTCPPPGGGGGGSSYTEVEANNSRTTANSIAGLTYPAAVTGSMGSTSDRDYFATTLSSGQTITVDCAVPTAYDADLYLLDSGGSTLVRSVNNGAGIDESLSYTRTASGSATVYVELEAYSGSGSAAYTCTVAK; this is encoded by the coding sequence ATGCCCCCTGTTCCCCGCCTAGCCGCCGCGACAGCCCTCGTCGTAGCGGCGTCCACTCTGGTCGCCACCCCCGCCCACGCCGCCGTGACCCGCGTCCGGCAGGGCAGCACCACGGACGTCAGCCGCAGCAGCTGGAGCGGCCCGGCGTTCACCATGAACGGGTCGGGCGCGATCATCCCGGCCACCATGACCAAGGCCATCGACGCCATCCGGGGCGGCACCGGCAGCATCGACGTCGTGGTCCTGGCCGGATCGGCGCCCACCTCGGGCAGCAAGACCCCCGAGTGTGACGCGATCACCGCACTGTCCGGGGTCAACTCGTGCACGACGCTGACCCTGACCGCGACGAACGACGGCAACAACAGCCAGGTCAACACCGACATCCGCAACGCCGAGTTCGTCTACTTCGCCGGCGGCGACCAGTGCCGCTACGCCGCCTGGAAGACCACGTCGCTGCGCGCGTCCGTGCAGTCCGTCATCACCAAGGGCGGCGGTTCCGGCGGCGGCAGCGCGGGCCACCACATCAACAGCGCGATCGTGTACGACGCCTGCAACGGCAGCGTCCTGTCCTCGGAGGCGCTGGCCAACCCGTACGACGGCTACATCAGCTTCACCACCGGGATGTTCAGCTGGCCGAACTACGCCAACACGATCAACGACTCGCACTTCGTGACCCGCGACCGGATGGGCCGGACCATGGCCTTCGTCGCCCGCGCCATCAAGGACGGGCTGACCACCGGGGGCGCGGCCTGGGGCGTCGGCGTCGAGGAGGGCGGCTCGCTGTTCATCGACGCCGCGGGCAGGGCGACACTGTCCGGCGCCGACGCGTACATCGTGCTCGGTGACCACCAGCCGGAGAAGGCCGTCTCCGGGCAGCCGCTCACCTTCAGCAACTACAAGATCTGGCGGCTGACCAGCGGGCAGAGCTACGACTTCGCCAACCGGCCCACCTGCGGCTACTACCTGCGCAGCGTCACCGGCGGCGTCGCCGACGCCAACCTCTACAGCGGCACGCCGGTCACCACCTGTCCCCCGCCCGGCGGCGGGGGCGGCGGCTCCAGCTACACCGAGGTGGAGGCCAACAACTCCCGCACCACCGCCAACAGCATCGCGGGCCTGACCTACCCGGCCGCCGTCACCGGCAGCATGGGCAGCACCTCCGACCGCGACTACTTCGCCACCACGCTGAGCAGCGGCCAGACGATCACCGTCGACTGCGCCGTGCCAACGGCCTACGACGCCGACCTGTACCTGCTCGACAGCGGCGGCAGCACCCTGGTGCGCTCGGTCAACAACGGCGCCGGGATCGACGAGTCGCTGTCGTACACCCGCACCGCGTCCGGCAGCGCCACCGTCTACGTCGAGCTGGAGGCCTACTCCGGCTCCGGCTCGGCCGCCTACACCTGCACCGTCGCCAAGTGA
- a CDS encoding cyanophycinase: MTHRRSVLAGALGAAALTAFGPATAAGAAGRKGPLILVGGALADDNTDVYGEIVRRAGGPRARIGVLTAASVPPSQDPDAGTPDASNSEANGTFYRDLLLSHGAGDAVWIPVDLDNVAAADDPAVAALAAGCTGFFFGGGDQFRYVTTLLHGDAHTDTLVMAAIRRRHACGAVVAGSSAGAQIQQGADMVTGGESYNALRDGSHPGYFDDPDASGYWPAGGFGLLTSGLIDTHFSAYARLGRAVTLAATTGHDRVYGLDPDTALLVTDPGGADERGRVLGTGGVNILDLRDGIRWSHLTARFDYRPRTWHEHAPAGLRDLRPAGPAAIEGGDDVLGDDVATALALRLAGSAARTVTGYSRQTGPRFAVTLAKGRGYAAYTADGTTAVAFRGLGVRITQA, translated from the coding sequence ATGACCCATCGACGTTCCGTGCTGGCCGGCGCCCTCGGCGCCGCCGCACTCACCGCGTTCGGACCCGCCACCGCCGCCGGCGCCGCCGGCCGCAAGGGCCCGCTCATCCTCGTCGGCGGTGCGCTCGCCGACGACAACACCGACGTCTACGGCGAGATCGTGCGGCGTGCGGGCGGGCCCCGGGCCCGCATCGGCGTGCTCACCGCCGCGTCGGTGCCGCCCAGCCAGGACCCCGACGCGGGCACCCCGGACGCCAGCAACAGCGAGGCCAACGGCACGTTCTACCGCGACCTGCTGCTGTCGCACGGCGCCGGCGACGCGGTGTGGATCCCCGTCGACCTGGACAACGTCGCCGCCGCCGACGACCCGGCCGTCGCCGCGCTGGCCGCGGGGTGCACCGGGTTCTTCTTCGGCGGCGGAGACCAGTTCCGCTACGTCACCACGCTGCTGCACGGCGACGCCCACACCGACACGCTGGTCATGGCCGCCATCCGGCGGCGCCACGCTTGCGGCGCGGTGGTCGCCGGGTCCAGCGCGGGTGCCCAGATCCAGCAGGGCGCTGACATGGTCACCGGCGGTGAGAGCTACAACGCCCTGCGCGACGGCAGCCACCCCGGCTACTTCGACGACCCCGACGCGAGCGGTTACTGGCCCGCGGGCGGGTTCGGGCTGCTCACCTCGGGGCTGATCGACACGCACTTCTCCGCGTACGCCCGCCTGGGCCGCGCCGTCACGCTCGCCGCCACCACCGGCCACGACCGCGTCTACGGCCTCGACCCGGACACCGCGCTGCTCGTCACCGATCCCGGCGGGGCCGACGAGCGCGGCCGCGTGCTCGGCACCGGCGGCGTCAACATCCTCGACCTGCGCGACGGGATCCGCTGGAGCCACCTGACGGCGCGCTTCGACTACCGGCCCCGTACCTGGCACGAGCACGCCCCGGCCGGGCTGCGCGACCTGCGCCCGGCCGGCCCGGCCGCGATCGAGGGCGGCGACGACGTCCTCGGCGACGACGTCGCCACGGCGCTCGCGCTGCGGCTGGCCGGGTCCGCCGCCCGCACCGTCACCGGCTACTCCCGGCAGACCGGCCCGCGCTTCGCGGTGACCCTCGCCAAGGGGCGCGGCTACGCCGCCTACACGGCCGACGGCACCACCGCCGTGGCGTTCCGCGGCCTGGGCGTCCGGATAACCCAGGCCTGA
- a CDS encoding NAD(P)-dependent oxidoreductase, with the protein MERILITGGAGKVATLLRTGMRRPDRVLRLLDIRPPAPLPDDGGGAREEVVIGSLTDPHVLADALRGVDAVVHLGGQSRESDVRDVLESNMFGTYQLLEAARAAGVNRLVLASSNHAAGFQDRGQTGADGLLPADLPGRPDTLYGWSKVAMESCGQLYADRFGMDVVCLRIGLWFPKPPGLRGLALWLSPDDGVRLVEACLTVPSPGFRIVWGISRNTRRWWSLAEGEALGYHPVDDAEVFAQELIAQHGEPDFDKDPVLTRVGGQWCEIPLGVAY; encoded by the coding sequence ATGGAGCGAATCTTGATCACTGGCGGCGCCGGCAAGGTCGCCACGCTGCTGCGTACCGGGATGAGGCGCCCGGACCGGGTGCTGCGGCTGCTGGACATCCGCCCGCCCGCGCCGCTGCCCGACGACGGCGGCGGTGCCCGCGAGGAGGTGGTCATCGGCTCGCTGACCGACCCGCACGTGCTGGCCGACGCGCTGCGCGGGGTGGACGCGGTGGTGCACCTGGGCGGCCAGAGCCGCGAGTCCGACGTGCGCGACGTGCTGGAGTCCAACATGTTCGGCACGTACCAGCTGCTGGAGGCGGCCCGCGCCGCAGGGGTGAACCGGCTGGTGCTCGCCTCGTCCAATCACGCCGCCGGGTTCCAGGACCGGGGCCAGACGGGCGCCGACGGCCTGCTCCCCGCCGACCTGCCCGGCCGCCCCGACACCCTGTACGGCTGGAGCAAGGTCGCGATGGAGTCCTGCGGGCAGCTCTACGCCGACCGGTTCGGCATGGACGTGGTCTGCCTGCGCATCGGGCTGTGGTTCCCGAAGCCGCCGGGGCTGCGCGGTCTGGCGCTGTGGCTGTCGCCCGACGACGGGGTGCGCCTGGTCGAGGCGTGCCTGACCGTACCGTCGCCGGGGTTCCGGATCGTGTGGGGGATCAGCCGCAACACCCGCCGCTGGTGGTCGCTGGCCGAGGGCGAGGCGCTGGGCTACCACCCGGTCGACGACGCGGAGGTGTTCGCGCAGGAGCTGATCGCCCAGCACGGCGAGCCCGACTTCGACAAGGACCCGGTGCTGACCCGGGTCGGCGGCCAGTGGTGCGAGATCCCGCTGGGGGTGGCGTACTGA
- a CDS encoding carbohydrate ABC transporter permease: MSHTGSGAAATAVRPGRQAGRSAPPPDPAPRPRRRLDLTGALSPWLFLAPALTIFALFKFWPMAQAVAMSLHEVRPYLGDRWVGLDNYTQVLTDEDFLSAIGHTAVLAVGQTGGSILLGMALALLLEGSAKHLWVVRTAVFLPTVVAMAVVAEVWRILYYPAPDGTVNTVLGWLGMGPSQFLNSQDSSLLSVMAVGIWRGAPYDMMIFLAGLAGVDRNLYEAAAVDGASVARRLWHVTFPALRPVFAILFTLAAIRGLRVFTEIFLLTNGGPNGATEVMMTLIYKLGLERGELGVAAAGSMLLLAATVLLTLVVRLLRSRAERKVA; the protein is encoded by the coding sequence ATGTCGCACACCGGTTCCGGGGCGGCGGCCACGGCCGTACGCCCCGGCCGGCAGGCAGGGCGCAGCGCCCCGCCGCCGGACCCCGCCCCGCGGCCCCGCCGCCGCCTCGACCTGACGGGCGCGCTTAGCCCGTGGCTGTTCCTGGCCCCCGCACTGACGATCTTCGCGCTGTTCAAGTTCTGGCCGATGGCGCAGGCCGTGGCGATGAGCCTGCACGAGGTGCGGCCGTACCTGGGCGACCGGTGGGTGGGGCTGGACAACTACACCCAGGTGCTCACCGACGAGGACTTCCTGTCCGCGATCGGCCACACGGCGGTGCTGGCCGTGGGCCAGACCGGCGGCTCGATCCTGCTCGGGATGGCGCTGGCCCTGCTGCTGGAGGGCTCGGCCAAGCACCTGTGGGTGGTCCGCACCGCCGTGTTCCTGCCGACCGTCGTGGCGATGGCGGTGGTCGCCGAGGTGTGGCGCATCCTGTACTACCCGGCCCCCGACGGCACCGTGAACACCGTGCTGGGCTGGCTCGGGATGGGACCGTCGCAGTTCCTCAACAGCCAGGACAGCTCGCTGCTGAGCGTGATGGCCGTCGGGATCTGGCGCGGCGCGCCGTACGACATGATGATCTTCCTGGCGGGCCTGGCCGGGGTCGACCGCAACCTGTACGAGGCCGCCGCCGTCGACGGCGCCAGCGTCGCCCGCAGGCTGTGGCACGTCACGTTCCCCGCGCTGCGGCCGGTCTTCGCGATCCTGTTCACCCTGGCCGCGATCCGCGGGCTGCGCGTGTTCACCGAGATCTTCCTGCTCACCAACGGCGGCCCCAACGGCGCCACCGAGGTCATGATGACCCTGATCTACAAGCTCGGCCTGGAACGCGGCGAACTCGGCGTCGCCGCCGCCGGATCGATGCTGCTGCTGGCCGCGACCGTGCTGCTGACCCTGGTCGTGCGCCTGCTGCGGTCCCGCGCGGAACGGAAGGTGGCGTGA
- a CDS encoding transporter substrate-binding domain-containing protein, whose translation MRLRRIALGTAVLATALAAAACGTNDSAAPTSSADNRTVTVTIDGAGAVTTDPKLAAKVPADWRAKGTVTVATNAPYQPFIDFQSEGDTTKFKGLDYDLVQAASARLGLTPQWSQQPFDGLVPGLQAAKYDMIVGGVTDKKARQEVATFVDYSASGTGFLLLKDNPLGIDDVADLCGRTVGVQKASNQAKNLAEYSKASCGGKDITVKEYPENPQAVQALLAGAVQVVAATKVNLMDTQAQLADKVVVAGDSANPNGWLASPNGFGFLKSHPDLAGAYQAALQSLVDDGTYGKILAHWQQQAIGLVTITVDKAID comes from the coding sequence ATGCGCCTGCGCCGTATCGCGCTCGGCACCGCCGTCCTGGCCACCGCCCTCGCGGCGGCGGCCTGCGGCACCAACGACAGCGCCGCCCCCACCAGCTCCGCTGATAACCGCACCGTCACCGTGACCATCGACGGCGCCGGAGCCGTCACGACCGACCCGAAGCTCGCCGCCAAGGTCCCCGCCGACTGGCGCGCCAAGGGCACCGTCACCGTCGCCACCAACGCGCCGTACCAGCCGTTCATCGACTTCCAGAGCGAGGGCGACACCACGAAGTTCAAGGGCCTGGACTACGACCTGGTCCAGGCCGCCTCCGCCCGGCTCGGGCTGACCCCGCAGTGGAGCCAGCAGCCCTTCGACGGCCTCGTGCCCGGACTCCAGGCCGCCAAGTACGACATGATCGTCGGCGGTGTCACCGACAAGAAGGCCCGCCAGGAGGTCGCGACCTTCGTGGACTACTCCGCGTCGGGCACCGGCTTCCTGCTGCTCAAGGACAACCCGCTCGGCATCGACGACGTCGCCGACCTGTGCGGCCGCACCGTCGGCGTCCAGAAGGCCAGCAACCAGGCCAAGAACCTGGCCGAGTACAGCAAGGCCAGCTGCGGCGGCAAGGACATCACCGTCAAGGAGTACCCGGAGAACCCGCAGGCCGTGCAGGCCCTGCTCGCCGGGGCCGTCCAGGTCGTCGCCGCGACGAAGGTCAACCTGATGGACACCCAGGCGCAGCTGGCCGACAAGGTCGTGGTCGCCGGTGACAGCGCCAACCCCAACGGGTGGCTGGCCAGCCCCAACGGCTTCGGCTTCCTCAAGTCGCACCCCGACCTGGCCGGGGCGTACCAGGCCGCGCTCCAGTCCCTGGTCGACGACGGCACCTACGGCAAGATCCTGGCCCACTGGCAGCAGCAGGCGATCGGCCTGGTGACCATCACCGTCGACAAGGCCATCGACTGA
- a CDS encoding MurR/RpiR family transcriptional regulator: MTAVEHGVAGMIHARLAECSPAERRVARVLLAAYPTAALETVAVLAERAGVSGPTVLRFVNRLGFRGYPEFQKALRDELSERDTSPLAAFTAEPPAAPGGALERARRVLPAAVEATLAELPEAEVEAAVKLLADPHLRVTAHGGRFSGLLAHYLVMHLIQVRGNARLLPAGQVERAGALAELGRRDLLVLFDYRRYEQPTLTIAQAAREHDCKIILLTDRWLSPIAGVADVVLPSRVDSPSAYDSFVPTVAVLETLIDGMIARLGAAAGERLSSIETAAQRYGLLD; this comes from the coding sequence ATGACCGCAGTGGAGCACGGCGTCGCAGGAATGATCCACGCGAGGCTGGCCGAGTGCAGCCCGGCCGAGCGCCGGGTGGCCCGGGTGCTGCTGGCCGCCTACCCGACGGCGGCGCTGGAGACGGTGGCGGTGCTGGCCGAGCGGGCCGGCGTCAGCGGTCCGACGGTGCTCCGGTTCGTCAACCGGCTCGGCTTCCGCGGCTACCCGGAGTTCCAGAAGGCGCTGCGCGACGAACTGTCCGAACGCGACACCTCGCCGCTGGCCGCGTTCACCGCCGAGCCGCCCGCCGCACCCGGCGGGGCGCTGGAGCGCGCCCGCCGCGTGCTGCCCGCCGCCGTCGAGGCGACCCTGGCGGAGCTGCCCGAGGCCGAGGTGGAAGCGGCGGTGAAGCTGCTGGCCGACCCGCATCTGCGGGTGACCGCGCACGGCGGCCGGTTCTCCGGGCTGCTGGCGCACTACCTGGTGATGCACCTGATCCAGGTGCGCGGCAACGCCCGGCTGCTGCCCGCCGGGCAGGTGGAGCGGGCCGGGGCGCTGGCCGAGCTGGGCCGCCGCGATCTGCTGGTGCTGTTCGACTACCGCCGCTACGAGCAGCCGACGCTGACCATCGCGCAGGCGGCGCGGGAGCACGACTGCAAGATCATCCTGCTCACGGACCGGTGGCTCTCGCCGATCGCGGGCGTGGCCGACGTGGTGCTGCCGAGCCGGGTCGACTCGCCGTCGGCGTACGACAGCTTCGTGCCCACCGTCGCGGTGCTGGAGACGCTGATCGACGGCATGATCGCCCGCCTGGGCGCGGCCGCGGGCGAACGACTGAGCTCGATCGAGACCGCCGCGCAGCGGTACGGGTTACTCGACTGA
- a CDS encoding amino acid ABC transporter permease, producing MTTPNRPVKAVPVRHYGRWIAAAAVLALAYLYATTVLASPNLEPHTIGAYLFKDFVLDGVRTTLLLTALSMAFGVAGGVLLAVMRLSDNPVLRAVAAAFVWFFRGTPLLVQIVFFGFLGALLPRLTLSVPFTGIVLFDQPTNAVMVGIVPAVLALSFNEMAYAAEIVRAGILSVDPGQTEAAYALGMSPALSMRRIVLPQAMRVIAPPMGNEVITMLKSTSLVSVIAGRDLMTAVQTVYAQNYKVIPLLCVAAIWYLALVSALSVVQWFVERRFGRGHRPVVGGIR from the coding sequence ATGACCACACCGAACCGACCGGTCAAGGCCGTGCCGGTGCGCCACTACGGCCGCTGGATCGCCGCGGCCGCCGTGCTCGCCCTGGCCTACCTCTACGCCACCACCGTGCTGGCCAGCCCCAACCTCGAACCGCACACCATCGGCGCCTACCTGTTCAAGGACTTCGTCCTCGACGGCGTACGCACCACGCTGCTGCTCACCGCGCTGTCCATGGCCTTCGGCGTCGCCGGAGGCGTCCTGCTGGCCGTCATGCGGCTGTCGGACAACCCCGTGCTGCGGGCGGTCGCCGCGGCCTTCGTCTGGTTCTTCCGCGGCACCCCGCTGCTGGTCCAGATCGTCTTCTTCGGCTTCCTGGGCGCGCTGCTGCCCCGGCTGACCCTCAGCGTGCCGTTCACCGGCATCGTCCTGTTCGACCAGCCCACCAACGCCGTCATGGTCGGCATCGTCCCGGCCGTGCTCGCCCTGTCCTTCAACGAGATGGCCTACGCCGCCGAGATCGTGCGCGCCGGCATCCTGTCCGTCGACCCCGGGCAGACCGAGGCCGCGTACGCGCTGGGCATGTCCCCCGCCCTGAGCATGCGCCGCATCGTGCTGCCGCAGGCCATGCGCGTCATCGCGCCGCCGATGGGCAACGAGGTCATCACCATGCTCAAGTCCACCTCCCTGGTGTCCGTCATCGCAGGACGCGACCTGATGACCGCGGTGCAGACCGTCTACGCCCAGAACTACAAGGTCATCCCGCTGCTGTGCGTGGCCGCGATCTGGTACCTCGCGCTGGTCAGCGCCCTGTCGGTGGTGCAGTGGTTCGTCGAGCGCCGGTTCGGCCGGGGCCACCGCCCCGTCGTGGGAGGAATCCGATGA
- a CDS encoding DUF6289 family protein has translation MRRSRTVSRIAAVAAAACLALVGTAVPAHANGTITFVAYFSDAAHSNLVGGSTFSECPGDPSYHWGAYTSYYTIESEPCP, from the coding sequence ATGCGCAGGTCACGAACCGTCAGTCGGATCGCCGCCGTCGCCGCGGCCGCGTGCCTGGCCCTGGTCGGCACCGCGGTGCCCGCCCACGCCAACGGCACCATCACCTTCGTCGCCTACTTCAGCGACGCCGCCCACAGCAACCTCGTCGGCGGGTCCACGTTCAGCGAGTGCCCCGGCGATCCCAGCTACCACTGGGGCGCCTACACCTCGTACTACACGATCGAGTCCGAGCCCTGCCCCTGA